CGACGATCATGATGTTGTCGGCAACGATCTGAGAGTTTGGCGCCTGGATCGGTGCGAGGTTGCCATGGAGCAGGCCGCCATGATTGTTCGGTACCGATATTCCCGCTGCCCGCGGTGAAACCCTTCGTTCTCAGCTGCTCGGTCGCGCAGAGCACGTAGCTGCTCAGGTCCGTGCTCGGCTCTGCGCCGACGATGCGGACGCCGGACCCATGAGGAGGACGGCCATCGTGGCCAGCATTCCGAAGCGCCGCATCACAAGAGCTCAACCTAGGCTGGTAACCTTAACGCTCGATATACGATGAACGTCAAGTAAAAAAGAGAAAGGGTATACAGAGTCCGAGCCCATCGGGTGCGAGCCATTTACGGCTGGCGGGCCTAGGACGTTGCGGCGCAGTCCGGCGCCGACAAGCTCGGCGGACCGGCGAGAGTCCAACGATCTCGCGCACGTGGCGGGGCGGAGCGAGGACGAGCATGAACGTGGTAGCCGATCGTTGCCCACGCATCCCCGTCAAGCGTGTCCTGGCGGGAGCGGCGCGCGCCGGGGCGGGGTGGTATCAGGCTCCGGCCGGCGGGGTGTGCGCCTCTGTCCGCAGGGGCACCGCCCCTCATGCTTCCGGTGCCTGATCGTCGCCATGGCATGAACTCCTTCGCCGGCCGGGCTTCATGTGTGTACCTGGCCCAGTGCCGGTCCATGTTGTCGCAAGACGAGGCCCACCTCTCGCGAATGCGCGCCGGACGCTTCCTACGGTGCGTCGAGCTTCGCCAAGTACGGGTCGACGTCGGGAGCGAACGCTGGGTGCTTGCGCAGTCTCGCGAGATGGCCCATGGCCCGCGGGAACTCGGCGTCGACCTTCGCAGTGAGAATCGGATCGAGGCCCTGCTTTTCGAGCGCCCCCGCCCTCGCCTTCTCGTTGAAGAAGAGACTCATCTCGGCGACGAAGCAGATGTCCGCGAGGGTGACGTCGCTTCCCACCAGGAACCCGCGGTCGGAAGACAACGCCTGCTCGATTCCGGCGGCGTAGGTCGCGAATCCGTCACGAGCCCGCGCGTGAGTCTCGGGAGAGATTCCCCCGCTCATCAGGGCCAGCAGATAGACCTGCGCGTCTCGCGCGAACACGAGGCTTGCATCGAGGAAGCTGTCCACCCGCGACGCCTCGTAAGGACCGCGGCCATAGAGTGGGAATCGGCCCTCACCCAGACGGGCGACGGCCCGCATGATGCTGTTCGATTCGAAGATGCCGACCTTGCCGTCCGGGCTGAACGCGGCCGGCACGGTGCCGAACGGATGCGCCTCCATGAAGGCGGCGGTCTTGTGGAGGCTGGTCCCCCGAAAACCGACCTTGCCGACGCGTGCTTCCGCCGACGCCGCGGGCTCGTCGCTCGAGAGCGGGCGGGCGTCGAAGTCCCACAGCCACGACTGTAGCTCCTTCGGTGAGGTTCCTCTCACCTCGACCTCGACGCCGCACAGACGCGCGGCGATGGTCGCTTTCCAGATGCGCGGATTCGGCAGGTAGGAGAAAATCCGCAGCTGGCTCATGATCTCACCAGGTCTCGCGAAACGGCCTGAGCTCGACGTTGAACGACCAGGCGGAGCGGTCCTGGTGCGCCACGTGCCAGACTTCCTCGGCGATCGCCGCGGGCTTGATGAAGAACTCGTCCGGGGCGTCCGGGAACATCTGCCGCGTCCACTCGAGGTCGATGACCGCGTCGATCATCACGTAGGCGACGTGCACACCCTTCGGCCCGACCTCGCGGGCGATCGATTCCGCGAGGATCCGCTGCGCCGCTTTGGTCGGTGCAAAGCCCGCGAAGGCGGCCTTCCCGCGGACCGCCGAGGTGTTGCCGGTGGTGACGATGGCACCCTCTCCCGCCGTGACCATCGCCGGAGCGAGCCGTCGGGCAAGATGCAGCAGCGCCATCGTGTTGACCTGGAAGTTTCGGTTCAGCACCTCGGGATCGATCTCGAGGAAATTCCCGAACGCACCGCCCACGGCGTTGTGGACCAGGACTCTCGGCGTGCCGAGGTCGGCGCGAATCGCCCCGAGGGCCCGATCGAGCGCAGCCTCATCGGTGACGTCGCACGGATACGGGCGCGAGCGCTCGATCTCCCGCTCGAGCGAGGCGAGCCGGTCGCGGTTCCGCGCGAGCATCGCGACGGCGTACCCGCCGCGCGAGAAGCGCCGGACGATCGCTGCCCCCGTACCGGGGCCGACCCCGGTGACGACCGCAACCGGGTTCGTCATGCCCACTCCTCGCGGCGCGCCGTCTTGTCGCCGCCTGGGCGACGGGCTACGCTATGGATTACGGTCGTCATGAATCAGGTTCATGACCCGTCGCCCCCCGCCAAGTCAAGGGGGGATCGGAACGAGCGAGGAGCCACGGATGCGGGTCTCGAAGGAGCAGGCGGCGCGGAATCGGAAACAGATCCTGACCGCGGCCGCGCGCCTGTTCCGGGAGAACGGCATCCGCGCCACCGGCGTCGACTCGATAAGCCAAGGGGCCGGTCTGACCCATGGCGCCTTCTACAGTCAGTTCGAATCCAAGGAGGCGCTCGCGGCCGAGGCGATCCGCCTCGCCCTGGCCCGGTCGAAGCACGTCTGGCAGCGCGCGGCCGAGCGCAAGCGAGGAAGCGAGGCGTTCCGGAGCATCGTCGCGGGATACCTGTCGCCGGAGCATCGCGACTCACCCGGTCGAGGCTGTGTCGTGGCGGCGCTCGGGCCGAGCATCGCCCGTCAGCCTCGAAGGGTTCGAGCAGCCTTCACCACGGAGTTGAAGGACGCCGTGGACTTCCTGGCTCGGCTGGTGCCCGGCGCCGACCCTTCGCGCCGTCGCGAAGACGCCATCGCGGCGTTTGCTTGCATGACCGGCGCCCTGATCCTGGCGCGGGCGGTCGACGACAAGCGGTTCTCGGGCCAGATCCTCGAGGCCGCGGCCGAGCGGATCATCCGAGGAGGACGTCGTGGGAAATAGGAATGCCACCGCCGCGGTGATCGGCGCCGGCGATTACATCGGCGCCGCGATCGCCAGGAAGTTCGCGGCCGAGGGCTTCACGATCTTCGCCGGACGCCGGCACGGCGACAAGCTCGCCCCGCTGGTCGCTGAAATCGAGGCGCGGGGCGGGCAGATCGTCGCCCGATCGCTGGACGCACGGAAGGAAGAGGAACTGACCGCCTTCCTCCAGGACGCCGACCGGCGAGCGCCGCTGGAGGTCTGCATCTTCAACGTCGGGGCGAACGTCAACTTCTCCCTGCTCGAGACCACCGAGCGCGTCTTCCGCAAGGTCTGGGAGATGGCGTGCTATTCAGGCTTCCTGGCCGGCCGAGAAGCGGCCCGCCTCATGATGCCGCGTGGGCGCGGATGCATCTTCTTCACGGGCGCCACCGCGAGCCTTCGCGGGGGCATCGGGTACGCGGCCTTCGCCAGCGCGAAATTCGGCCTGCGAGCGCTCGCGCAGAGCGCCGCCCGGGAGCTCGGACCGAAGAACATTCACGTCGCTCACCTCATCATCGATGCCGGCGTCGACACCGCCTGGGTCCGCGAGCGGATCCGGGAAAGCGGGGGGGAAGCGGCGCTCCACGGTCTCGCTCCCGGCCGGCTCATGCGGCCCGACGCCGTGGCGGATGCGTACTGGCACCTCTACCAACAGCCCGCCGACGCCTGGACCTTCGAGCTCGAGATCCGTCCCGCCGGCGAGAAATGGTGACCGATGGTCAAGGTGGAATTTCATTTCGACTTCGGCAGCCCCAACGCCTACCTGAGCCACCTGGTGATTCCCGAGATCGAGCGACGCACTGGGGTCGAGTTCGAGTACGTGCCGATCCTGCTCGGCGGCGTCTTCAAGCTCACCAACAACCGCTCGCCGGCGGAAAGCCTGGCAGGGATCAAGAACAAGCCCGAATACGAGCGGCTCGAGATGAGCCGCTTCATCCGCCGGCATCGGATCACCCGCTTTCAGCCGAACCCGTTCTTCCCGGTGAACACCTTGACGCTGATGCGCGGCGCCATCGCCGCTCGATCGCTCGGCCTATTCGACCGGTACGTCGACGCGATGTTTCGGCACATGTGGGCCGATCCGAAGAAGATGGACGACCCGCGGGTGTTCCGCGCGGCGCTCGAGGAATCAGGGCTGGATGGCGAGCAATTCTTCGAGCTGGTCCAGACCCGCGAGATCAAGGACGAGCTCCGCGCGAACACGGAGCGTTCGGTCGAGCGCGGCACCTTCGGAGCGCCGACTTTCTTCGTCGCGGACGAGATCTTCTTCGGCAAGGATCGGCTGCGTGACGTCGAGGAGAGGATCCTCGACCTCCGCTCGGAGGGAGACGGCGGCCGTTGACCGGATCGCGCGCCGCAGCCGATACTCCCCCGCGCGTGACCGACACCCACGATCCCGGGTTCCGCGTCGAGCGGGTCGACCTGCAGGACGGC
The genomic region above belongs to Deltaproteobacteria bacterium and contains:
- a CDS encoding 2-hydroxychromene-2-carboxylate isomerase; translation: MVKVEFHFDFGSPNAYLSHLVIPEIERRTGVEFEYVPILLGGVFKLTNNRSPAESLAGIKNKPEYERLEMSRFIRRHRITRFQPNPFFPVNTLTLMRGAIAARSLGLFDRYVDAMFRHMWADPKKMDDPRVFRAALEESGLDGEQFFELVQTREIKDELRANTERSVERGTFGAPTFFVADEIFFGKDRLRDVEERILDLRSEGDGGR
- a CDS encoding SDR family NAD(P)-dependent oxidoreductase; amino-acid sequence: MTNPVAVVTGVGPGTGAAIVRRFSRGGYAVAMLARNRDRLASLEREIERSRPYPCDVTDEAALDRALGAIRADLGTPRVLVHNAVGGAFGNFLEIDPEVLNRNFQVNTMALLHLARRLAPAMVTAGEGAIVTTGNTSAVRGKAAFAGFAPTKAAQRILAESIAREVGPKGVHVAYVMIDAVIDLEWTRQMFPDAPDEFFIKPAAIAEEVWHVAHQDRSAWSFNVELRPFRETW
- a CDS encoding SDR family NAD(P)-dependent oxidoreductase encodes the protein MGNRNATAAVIGAGDYIGAAIARKFAAEGFTIFAGRRHGDKLAPLVAEIEARGGQIVARSLDARKEEELTAFLQDADRRAPLEVCIFNVGANVNFSLLETTERVFRKVWEMACYSGFLAGREAARLMMPRGRGCIFFTGATASLRGGIGYAAFASAKFGLRALAQSAARELGPKNIHVAHLIIDAGVDTAWVRERIRESGGEAALHGLAPGRLMRPDAVADAYWHLYQQPADAWTFELEIRPAGEKW
- a CDS encoding glutathione S-transferase; translation: MSQLRIFSYLPNPRIWKATIAARLCGVEVEVRGTSPKELQSWLWDFDARPLSSDEPAASAEARVGKVGFRGTSLHKTAAFMEAHPFGTVPAAFSPDGKVGIFESNSIMRAVARLGEGRFPLYGRGPYEASRVDSFLDASLVFARDAQVYLLALMSGGISPETHARARDGFATYAAGIEQALSSDRGFLVGSDVTLADICFVAEMSLFFNEKARAGALEKQGLDPILTAKVDAEFPRAMGHLARLRKHPAFAPDVDPYLAKLDAP
- a CDS encoding TetR family transcriptional regulator — protein: MRVSKEQAARNRKQILTAAARLFRENGIRATGVDSISQGAGLTHGAFYSQFESKEALAAEAIRLALARSKHVWQRAAERKRGSEAFRSIVAGYLSPEHRDSPGRGCVVAALGPSIARQPRRVRAAFTTELKDAVDFLARLVPGADPSRRREDAIAAFACMTGALILARAVDDKRFSGQILEAAAERIIRGGRRGK